A window from Dermacentor albipictus isolate Rhodes 1998 colony chromosome 10, USDA_Dalb.pri_finalv2, whole genome shotgun sequence encodes these proteins:
- the LOC139050938 gene encoding mitochondrial glutamate carrier 1-like isoform X1: protein MATQTKSRFPLLPKIVNGGIAGIIGVTCVFPIDLVKTRLQNQQIGPNGERMYRSMLDCFRKSYAAEGFSGMYRGSAVNILLITPEKAIKLAANDWFRHALSSSSGKLSLTQEMLAGGGAGFCQIIVTTPMELLKIQLQDAGRTGGDASKRLSARAVATQLVRERGLVGLYRGTGATMLRDVTFSVIYFPLFAHLNSLGPSRSDGTSVFWASFLAGCGAGSAAAFLVNPCDVIKTRLQLLSRAPGEASYTGIPNAFVRILREEGVRAFFKGAGCRVIVIAPLFGIAQTVYFLGVAEYLLGMQRAKTA, encoded by the exons ATGGCTACGCAAACGAAGAGCCGATTTCC ACTCTTACCAAAAATAGTAAATGGCGGCATTGCGGGAATCATCGGTGTCACATGCGTCTTCCCCATCGACTTGGTCAAGACAAGACTTCAAAACCAACAGATCGGGCCAAATGGAGAACGCATGTACCGCTCCAT GCTCGACTGCTTTCGGAAATCCTATGCAGCAGAAGGCTTTTCTGGCATGTACAGAG GTTCAGCGGTGAACATCTTGTTGATTACGCCGGAGAAAGCCATCAAGCTTGCTGCTAATGACTGGTTTCGCCATGCTCTTTCATCTTCAAGTGG TAAACTGAGCTTAACACAAGAGATGCTTGCTGGCGGAGGGGCAGGATTTTGCCAAATCATTGTCACCACACCGATGGAGCTGCTTAAGATTCAACTACAGGACGCTGGCCGCACAG GTGGTGATGCCAGCAAGCGCCTGTCGGCACGAGCAGTGGCCACGCAGCTTGTTCGTGAGCGAGGCCTGGTTGGCCTCTACCGTGGGACGGGGGCCACCATGCTGCGTGATGTCACCTTCTCCGTCATCTACTTCCCGCTCTTTGCGCACTTAAACTCCCTAGGGCCCAGTAGATCCGACGGCACATCGGTTTTCTGGGCATCGTTCCTTGCGGGCTGCGGAGCTGGCTCGGCAGCCGCCTTCCTCGTCAACCCCTGTGACGTCATCAAGACACGCCTCCAACTGCTCAGCCGTGCACCAGGGGAGGCCTCTTATACAGGCATTCCCAACGCATTTGT TCGCATTCTTCGAGAGGAAGGGGTGCGTGCCTTCTTCAAGGGAGCCGGATGCCGTGTCATTGTGATTGCACCCCTGTTTGGCATCGCTCAGACCGTTTACTTCTTGGGCGTGGCTGAATACTTGCTTGGCATGCAGAG agctaaGACAGCCTAG
- the Pex12 gene encoding peroxisome assembly protein 12 has product MAEARKTNMAEYGAHLATNLAQKPSIFEVLAQENLARALRNALRHLISYFADLRSGKRPRRSWLKAHRDELVTLADLSVQLYHLARYASSFSEHFYGLRRVASTTGDAALKRSHVLKSLASLVLLPYVRAKLDALVFDEEPRGESEGWIGKLRRVYPAISLACEAASLSFALFYAVGKSSVHSPTLSLSSVHLEVAPTVPVSPDPNAGRAVRLLRGVADAFSASLATAAFLLHFVDWWNSQRKGSLVAEPPVPAPPLSDERPEPSDGEAAPQSLMRRGYCPLCLKEIAARAAVLTTSGYVFCYDCIRTHLSSGRTTCPVTGYPSSHENVVLLVGQ; this is encoded by the coding sequence ATGGctgaagccaggaaaacaaatATGGCGGAGTACGGCGCTCATTTGGCAACTAATTTGGCTCAAAAACCGTCGATATTCGAAGTCCTCGCTCAGGAAAACCTCGCCCGAGCACTTAGGAACGCGCTGAGGCACCTAATCTCCTATTTCGCTGACCTGCGTAGCGGAAAGCGGCCTCGCAGATCGTGGCTTAAAGCTCACCGCGACGAACTGGTGACGCTCGCCGACCTCTCTGTCCAGCTTTACCACCTCGCTCGCTACGCGAGCTCCTTTTCCGAGCACTTCTACGGCCTTCGACGGGTAGCTAGCACGACAGGCGACGCTGCACTGAAGCGGAGTCACGTTCTAAAGTCTTTAGCGTCCCTCGTCCTGCTTCCGTACGTGCGCGCAAAGCTAGACGCTCTCGTGTTCGATGAGGAGCCTCGGGGAGAGAGCGAAGGCTGGATAGGCAAGCTACGTCGAGTCTACCCGGCGATCTCGCTAGCTTGCGAAGCAGCCTCGCTGTCTTTCGCGCTGTTTTACGCGGTCGGCAAGTCGTCCGTGCATTCGCCCACGCTCTCGCTGTCGTCGGTGCACCTGGAAGTGGCTCCGACCGTACCGGTGTCGCCAGACCCCAACGCGGGTAGGGCAGTGCGCCTGTTGCGCGGAGTCGCCGACGCCTTCTCCGCCTCCCTAGCGACGGCGGCTTTCCTGTTGCACTTCGTAGACTGGTGGAATTCGCAAAGGAAAGGCAGCCTGGTCGCAGAACCGCCAGTGCCCGCGCCGCCGCTCTCCGACGAGCGGCCCGAACCGAGCGACGGTGAGGCGGCGCCGCAGTCTCTGATGCGGCGCGGTTACTGCCCGCTATGCCTGAAGGAAATCGCGGCCCGCGCCGCCGTGCTGACCACGAGCGGCTACGTGTTCTGCTACGACTGCATCAGGACGCACCTGTCGAGCGGACGCACTACGTGCCCCGTCACGGGCTACCCGTCGTCGCACGAAAACGTTGTGCTTCTGGTCGGCCAGTAA
- the LOC139050941 gene encoding LYR motif-containing protein 1-like, with product MFSTTMLRRDVLRLYKQLLRTGRTWAAETPERTQEEQFYIISETKDIFKRNKNIQDTQTIKECLREGQSRLDLALHYHNPYPRPVNLAQSALSPSHSKHLKAQQKLWKASRPIYIRSIDSDSSPPDKK from the exons ATGTTTTCAACCACCATGCTCCGCCGCGACGTTTTGCGGCTTTACAAACAACTGTTGCGAACTGGAAGGACATGGGCCGCGGAAACTCCAGAGAGAACCCAGGAGGAACAGTTCTACATAATCTCCGAAACCAAGGATATCTTTAAAAGGAATAAAAAT ATACAAGATACTCAGACGATCAAGGAGTGCTTGAGAGAAGGACAGTCAAGGTTGGACTTGG CGCTCCACTACCACAACCCCTACCCGAGGCCCGTGAATCTGGCGCAGAGTGCGTTGTCACCAAGCCACTCAAAACATCTCAAGGCCCAACAGAAACTGTGGAAAGCGTCGAGACCTATCTACATCCGGTCCATTGATTCCGACAGCAGTCCGCCCGACAAGAAGTAA
- the LOC139050938 gene encoding mitochondrial glutamate carrier 1-like isoform X2 translates to MYRSMLDCFRKSYAAEGFSGMYRGSAVNILLITPEKAIKLAANDWFRHALSSSSGKLSLTQEMLAGGGAGFCQIIVTTPMELLKIQLQDAGRTGGDASKRLSARAVATQLVRERGLVGLYRGTGATMLRDVTFSVIYFPLFAHLNSLGPSRSDGTSVFWASFLAGCGAGSAAAFLVNPCDVIKTRLQLLSRAPGEASYTGIPNAFVRILREEGVRAFFKGAGCRVIVIAPLFGIAQTVYFLGVAEYLLGMQRAKTA, encoded by the exons ATGTACCGCTCCAT GCTCGACTGCTTTCGGAAATCCTATGCAGCAGAAGGCTTTTCTGGCATGTACAGAG GTTCAGCGGTGAACATCTTGTTGATTACGCCGGAGAAAGCCATCAAGCTTGCTGCTAATGACTGGTTTCGCCATGCTCTTTCATCTTCAAGTGG TAAACTGAGCTTAACACAAGAGATGCTTGCTGGCGGAGGGGCAGGATTTTGCCAAATCATTGTCACCACACCGATGGAGCTGCTTAAGATTCAACTACAGGACGCTGGCCGCACAG GTGGTGATGCCAGCAAGCGCCTGTCGGCACGAGCAGTGGCCACGCAGCTTGTTCGTGAGCGAGGCCTGGTTGGCCTCTACCGTGGGACGGGGGCCACCATGCTGCGTGATGTCACCTTCTCCGTCATCTACTTCCCGCTCTTTGCGCACTTAAACTCCCTAGGGCCCAGTAGATCCGACGGCACATCGGTTTTCTGGGCATCGTTCCTTGCGGGCTGCGGAGCTGGCTCGGCAGCCGCCTTCCTCGTCAACCCCTGTGACGTCATCAAGACACGCCTCCAACTGCTCAGCCGTGCACCAGGGGAGGCCTCTTATACAGGCATTCCCAACGCATTTGT TCGCATTCTTCGAGAGGAAGGGGTGCGTGCCTTCTTCAAGGGAGCCGGATGCCGTGTCATTGTGATTGCACCCCTGTTTGGCATCGCTCAGACCGTTTACTTCTTGGGCGTGGCTGAATACTTGCTTGGCATGCAGAG agctaaGACAGCCTAG